AAAAGAATAGATTCTATTTACAATATAATTCTTGAACTTACAATTCGCATTATTATACTGGAATAAATCTCCTCATAACCTTGAAGCTTTTTTTCAAAGTCCGATATATTGGAGTGCTGCCCGCGATGCAGGCGGAGCTGCTGCTAAATCTAAGGAATTAGTATAATTTTATTTAAACCCATAATCAAGAATAAAACGACACCCAAATCAAATAAATCAGCCATAAGAACTCTCCCCTTTCGGTGGGATTCTTATGGCCGATTTATTTTGAACTAAATTTTTTTGTTTAAGATCGAGAATTATAATAATTCAAGCTGTATTCTAAGAGCTCTTTTGCAATTACTTCATGAGTATGGGGATCCCTTGTCATATATGTTGCCAGCAATCCGCCGTTTCCCGCATATTTATCGACATATTCATGGACGTAAGCTTTCAATTCTTCATCTGTTATTCCTGGTTTATTGATAACTTCGGCGTCCATACCTATCTGTATTGGGAGCTGTCTTCCATATTCTTTTCTGAGTCTAAAGAGGTCATTCATGGGCTGAGCTTCCCACATATCAGGATTCAATTTTACTATTTGCGGTATTAGAGTTTCTATTTTGCCGCAGGAATGAAAGTTCATATATTTGCCCTTTTGATGTGCGAAATCAACGATGCGCTTCATAGGCTCGAAGATGTACTTTGCATACATTTCAGGTGATATAAATGTACTGATCTGGGTTCCCCAGTCGTCGCTGTTTATGAATACGTCAAAAGGAGCCCATTCTTTAATGACTTTGTCCATAAGCTTTATTTTGTAATCTGCCATTGCATTGAAGAATTTAATTGCAGATTCTTCTTCCTCGGCAAGGAAGCAGAAAACTTCTTCTGCAGTACAAAGGGATAACAGCCTTTCAAACAAGCCGTCCTGCATAAGGTAGAAATTAACTATATCAGGGTCGATGTTTGCAGCAGCTTCTTCCCTTAAGGGTGTGAAATCCATAGAATCAAGGTCGGGGAAAATGAATTTTTCTTCCCATTCCAATAGATCATTAAGAATAAAAGTATTCGGTGTCACCATTTGGCCGCCTGCTACGGGAACAAAGGTCCAGTCTACTCCAAACCAGTCCTTTCCGCTGTCTGTAAAGAAGGGGCGGTCGTTGTCATGGGGACATAAAACCAGGGCCTTTTCAGTATTCATATTGGGTACCCACATGGGTTTTTTTCTGTCAAAGACCATCTTCATGTTTTCTTTTGGGGTGATAGGGTAGTCTAAGTCTAATTTCGGGAAAAACGAAGGAAGTGTACGCAGCTGAGGTTTGTTTTCACTTTTAGTTTCACTCATTTAATCCTCTCCTTTTTTAATGTTGGAGGTCACTTCTCCTTTGGAGAAATATACCTTATTTAAATATCTAAGGCGGCATTGAATCCGTCTGTTGTGGCAGTGTATAAGGTGCCGCGGTTTACAGAACAATCGCCTATTATACGGACATCATTTACTAAATTATTAAATTTAGCTACTTCCTGAAGCCTTGGTTTTACACCTAAAGAAATGATTAAAGTATCGAAGGGGATTTCTTGTTCTCCACCGCTGCTTTGTACATAAGCATGATTTTCACCTGCACGTATGAGCTTGGTTTCAGGCAATACTTCAACTCCTTCTTTTCTTAATAGCTGAAGCAATGCATTCATCGGGTTTGGAGATACCTGTATCATCTGTTTTTCCGTAACCATTTCTATTACAGTTACCTTCTTGCCCTTGCGTGCAAGATCAAGGGCTGTTTCACATCCCGTCAATCCTCCGCCGGCAATGACAATGGTATTTCCTGTCCGAGCTTTTCCTGATTCAACATCGCCTACCCATACCGCATTTTTGCCGTCAAGTCCGGGAATGGGAGGAATGCTTGCTTGTGCGCCTACGGCTATAACAAGGGAATCCGGCTTTTCGG
This Oxobacter pfennigii DNA region includes the following protein-coding sequences:
- a CDS encoding uroporphyrinogen decarboxylase family protein translates to MSETKSENKPQLRTLPSFFPKLDLDYPITPKENMKMVFDRKKPMWVPNMNTEKALVLCPHDNDRPFFTDSGKDWFGVDWTFVPVAGGQMVTPNTFILNDLLEWEEKFIFPDLDSMDFTPLREEAAANIDPDIVNFYLMQDGLFERLLSLCTAEEVFCFLAEEEESAIKFFNAMADYKIKLMDKVIKEWAPFDVFINSDDWGTQISTFISPEMYAKYIFEPMKRIVDFAHQKGKYMNFHSCGKIETLIPQIVKLNPDMWEAQPMNDLFRLRKEYGRQLPIQIGMDAEVINKPGITDEELKAYVHEYVDKYAGNGGLLATYMTRDPHTHEVIAKELLEYSLNYYNSRS